A genomic segment from Spinacia oleracea cultivar Varoflay chromosome 3, BTI_SOV_V1, whole genome shotgun sequence encodes:
- the LOC110805456 gene encoding zinc finger protein 8, with the protein MDNAAVIGAATTTITPATTTTTTTTTTTTVATSSLDQTHDFMNVDSFSQLPFIRPAPATNSKLSSTSSAASGIRLFGIDFSSSSTIATDNSDSGDSNNLDSNQDTNINKEINNNNNSNSSESGRKFECHYCCRNFPTSQALGGHQNAHKRERQHAKRAHLQSAMMTADPTHQHHHFYSLANTYPHHHRTTNSYYPTSLSNTTTPRYSYHHHNNNNNNNHHQPPHHPPTINGSPLAVWRIPTAVHSHSLPHHNHNHNHHHHHNSYSSSSGIHRDRSSLNPLPLIGGSHSPGFSSIIDTTTSSKSSKNININMNNISMMTSTHQNQVRRSTDQVSLDLHL; encoded by the coding sequence ATGGACAACGCGGCCGTAATAggagcagcaacaacaacaataacaccagcaacaacaacaacaacaacaacaacaacaacaacaacagtagCAACAAGCTCCCTAGATCAAACACATGATTTCATGAACGTAGACTCCTTCTCTCAACTCCCCTTCATACGCCCCGCTCCTGCCACTAACTCCAAGCTATCCTCCACCTCCTCCGCCGCCTCCGGTATCCGCCTCTTCGGTATCGACTTCTCCTCTTCCTCCACCATTGCCACTGACAACTCCGACTCCGGCGACAGCAACAACCTCGACAGCAACCAAGACACAAATATTAATAAGGagatcaacaacaacaataacagtaACAGTAGTGAAAGTGGGAGGAAGTTCGAATGCCATTATTGTTGTAGGAACTTCCCTACTTCTCAAGCCTTAGGCGGCCACCAAAACGCACACAAGCGTGAACGGCAACACGCTAAGCGGGCCCACCTTCAGTCCGCCATGATGACAGCTGACCCCACCCACCAACACCACCACTTCTACAGCCTAGCAAATACTTACCCTCATCATCACCGCACTACTAACTCTTACTACCCTACCTCACTCTCAAATACCACCACCCCTAGATACTCctaccaccaccacaacaacaacaacaacaataaccacCACCAGCCACCACATCATCCTCCAACTATAAACGGAAGCCCTCTCGCCGTGTGGCGGATCCCTACAGCCGTTCATTCACATTCATTACCTCAccataatcataatcataatcatcaCCACCACCATAATAGTTATAGTTCATCCAGTGGGATTCATCGTGACCGTTCATCGTTGAACCCTTTGCCGTTAATTGGTGGATCTCATTCTCCTGGATTTAGCAGCATTATTGATACTACTACTTCTTCAAAGAgtagtaaaaatattaatatcaaCATGAATAATATCAGTATGATGACTTCTACTCATCAGAATCAAGTACGCCGTAGTACTGACCAAGTGAGTTTAGATCTTCATTtgtaa